The Clostridium sporogenes region ACCCAGCTTATAAATATAGACTCTATCTTTCAATACAATGCCTCGGTCTATCATATTAGAGACAATTGTAGGAATTCCAAGCTCTGCCGCAGCAAATCCAAGCACCGCTAGGATGTTGCAAAATACGTATAGCTTATACTTTTTTAAATACTGTAAAATTAACTTCATATTCAACCTCTCTTTTGTCAGCGATTTTTTGTAAAATCAATCCTTGATTTCCCCATCAACATATATTATGATAAACTATAATGTTACATTATAGTCAAGAGGAGATTAAAAAAAATGCAAGAAAAATATTTTACCACTGGAGAATTCGCTAAGATGTGTAATGTTGAAAAACATGTTCTTTTTCACTATGATGACATCGGCCTATTCCGACCGGCAATAATTAAGAAAAATGGTTACCGTTATTACTCTTATCATCAGTATTTTACATTCTCTGTTATATTGAACCTAAAAAAAATTGGAATGTCTTTAAAGGACATAAAAATCTATCTTGAGCATCGCAATCCGTCCATGTTTTTAGATTTATTAGAAGAAAAAAGTAAAGAGGTGGCTGAAAAAATAAAATATTTTGAAGATATACAGGAAATGATTGAAAGCATGAAAGCCATGACCACAGAAGGTATAAATAGCCACAATAACATTTACTTAGAATACTTACCTAAGGAGACCATTCTCCCATCAAATAATATGGAGAATTCATCAAATAAAACCTTTGCCAACTATATGCAAGAGTATATTAAATTCTGTCAAGATCTAGGAATTGCAGTTCAGGAATCTGTAGGTGGCATCATATCAGTTAAAAACTTAAGAAAGAATAAATCCACAAATCTTTCTTATCTGTATATCAAAACAAAATCCTTTCTACCAGGTAAAACAGTAATTCGAAAACCAGGAATCTATCTATGTGGATACTTTGAAGGTACATATGATGACTTATGCCATGCTTATGAGAAAATGCTAAATTATGCGGATGAGAATGGAATTTCTTTAGGAGATTACTCTTTTGAGGAGTACCTAATTTCTGATATTTCCCAAAAAGAACAAAAACATTATATTACAAAACTAATGATAGAAACTTTAGAAAATGACTTAACATAGTATAGGCATCTGCCATATGTTGAGTCATTTATTTTTGTATCTTTTCATCAAAGTGAAGCCCTATACCATCTATATCTTCCTTATCTCTTATAGTTATCTTGCTTATGATTATAACACTGTTATCTCTCTTAAAGTCAATGCTATCAGCAGCTTCAAAGGAAGTCTCCGTTATTTGTGGTGCATTTCACCGTAACGGATATAACATAGACTTTTCCTATCTTTATACGCTACTTATTTTTTACAGTATCCTTTTTGGTACTATGATACTAAAAAGTACGTACTTGTAATAGTAATACTTGTATTCTAGAATAATATCATAATATAAAAATAGTATAAAAGTAAAGCGAGGTATAAAAATGAAAGTATTACTTATTAATGGAAGTCCTAAGGTTAAAGGATGTACCTATACTGCCTTATGCGAAGTAGCAAAGGAACTGGAAAAACAAAATATTGAAACAGAAATTTTTCATATTGGAAACAAGCCTATTCGCGGTTGCATGGCTTGCGGAGGTTGTTCTAGAAATGAGGCTAGCAAGTGCGTATTTGACGATGATACTGTAAATATAGCCCTTGAAAAAGCTAAAGAAACCGATGGTTTTATCTTTGGTTCCCCTGTACATTATGCTGCTTCCTCTGGCCAAATAACATCTTTTTTAGATAGATTCTTTTATGCAGGAGATAGCTTTCAGTATAAACCTGGTGCCGCTATTGTAAGCTGTCGCCGCGGTGGTTCAACTGCAGCCTTTGATCAGTTAAATAAATATTTTACTATTTCAAACATGCCTATTGTATCTTCTCAATATTGGAATATGGTTCATGGAAATACTCCTGAAGAAGTAAAACAAGATTTAGAAGGAATGCAAACAATGAGATTATTAGGTAAAAATATGGCCTGGCTTTTGAAAAGTATAGATGCTGGTAAAGAAGCAGGAGTTGCACTCCCAGAAAAAGAACCAAGAGCATGGACCAATTTTATACGTTAATCTTAGAAGAGGATGTCTCAAAATAGCCCTAATTTTAATATATTTATGGTTTTAAATTAAGGCTATTTTTATTTTGACACACCCTTTTCTAATTTAAAAATCCCTTCATTACTTGTGGTTTATACATTGCTGTAAAAAATCTATGTTATTTATGACATTGTTTACCGTAACAGATATAACA contains the following coding sequences:
- a CDS encoding MerR family transcriptional regulator → MQEKYFTTGEFAKMCNVEKHVLFHYDDIGLFRPAIIKKNGYRYYSYHQYFTFSVILNLKKIGMSLKDIKIYLEHRNPSMFLDLLEEKSKEVAEKIKYFEDIQEMIESMKAMTTEGINSHNNIYLEYLPKETILPSNNMENSSNKTFANYMQEYIKFCQDLGIAVQESVGGIISVKNLRKNKSTNLSYLYIKTKSFLPGKTVIRKPGIYLCGYFEGTYDDLCHAYEKMLNYADENGISLGDYSFEEYLISDISQKEQKHYITKLMIETLENDLT
- a CDS encoding flavodoxin family protein, translated to MKVLLINGSPKVKGCTYTALCEVAKELEKQNIETEIFHIGNKPIRGCMACGGCSRNEASKCVFDDDTVNIALEKAKETDGFIFGSPVHYAASSGQITSFLDRFFYAGDSFQYKPGAAIVSCRRGGSTAAFDQLNKYFTISNMPIVSSQYWNMVHGNTPEEVKQDLEGMQTMRLLGKNMAWLLKSIDAGKEAGVALPEKEPRAWTNFIR